A genomic region of Castor canadensis chromosome 16, mCasCan1.hap1v2, whole genome shotgun sequence contains the following coding sequences:
- the Lypd4 gene encoding ly6/PLAUR domain-containing protein 4 isoform X2 has translation MGPQHLQPMQLLCLLGAISFLPRAGALLCYEAKASLFRAVSFHNWNWLLMRSVVCKLREGCEETLVFIETGKIKAVVGFKGCSPAISYPPQVSYLVAPPGMSIASYSHICRTYLCNNLTNLEPFVKLKANAPKSITASSHNCPTCVGRHDQECLPTFVNAETCPYSAPKCYSSTLQFRAGTLNTTFLLMGCAREHQKLLGNFQHIGSIQVNEVLNIIDKSQVVGAGSISQCSSWGILSGLLLAFRN, from the exons ATGGGACCCCAGCATTTGCAACCTATGCAGCTGCTCTGCCTTCTAGGGGCCATCTCCTTTCTGCCTC GGGCTGGAGCTCTTTTGTGCTACGAAGCAAAAGCCTCACTCTTCAGAGCTGTTTCCTTCCATAACTGGAACTGGCTTCTGATGAGGAGCGTGGTGTGTAAGCTGAGAGAAGGCTGTGAGGAGACATTAGTGTTCATCGAGACAG GGAAAATTAAGGCAGTTGTGGGTTTTAAAGGCTGCAGTCCAGCCATCTCTTACCCTCCTCAAGTCTCCTACCTTGTTGCACCACCTGGAATGTCCATCGCTTCCTATAGCCACATCTGCCGAACCTATCTCTGCAACAACCTCACCAACTTGGAACCTTTTGTGAAACTCAAGGCCAATGCTCCTAAGTCTATAACAGCTTCTTCCCATAATTGCCCCACCTGTGTGGGCAGGCACGACCAGGAATGTCTTCCGACTTTTGTCAACGCTGAGACTTGCCCCTACTCTGCTCCCAAATGTTACAGTTCCACCTTACAATTTCGAGCAG GAACTCTCAATACCACCTTTCTCCTCATGGGCTGTGCTCGTGAACATCAAAAGCTCTTAGGAAATTTTCAGCATATTGGGAGCATCCAAGTGAATGAAGTCCTTAACATCATAGATAAGTCCCAGGTTGTTGGTGCAGGGTCCATCAGTCAGTGCTCTTCTTGGGGCATCCTCTCAGGCCTCCTTCTTGCCTTCAGGAATTGA
- the Lypd4 gene encoding ly6/PLAUR domain-containing protein 4 isoform X1, producing the protein MGPQHLQPMQLLCLLGAISFLPRMSWAGALLCYEAKASLFRAVSFHNWNWLLMRSVVCKLREGCEETLVFIETGKIKAVVGFKGCSPAISYPPQVSYLVAPPGMSIASYSHICRTYLCNNLTNLEPFVKLKANAPKSITASSHNCPTCVGRHDQECLPTFVNAETCPYSAPKCYSSTLQFRAGTLNTTFLLMGCAREHQKLLGNFQHIGSIQVNEVLNIIDKSQVVGAGSISQCSSWGILSGLLLAFRN; encoded by the exons ATGGGACCCCAGCATTTGCAACCTATGCAGCTGCTCTGCCTTCTAGGGGCCATCTCCTTTCTGCCTCGTATGTCCT GGGCTGGAGCTCTTTTGTGCTACGAAGCAAAAGCCTCACTCTTCAGAGCTGTTTCCTTCCATAACTGGAACTGGCTTCTGATGAGGAGCGTGGTGTGTAAGCTGAGAGAAGGCTGTGAGGAGACATTAGTGTTCATCGAGACAG GGAAAATTAAGGCAGTTGTGGGTTTTAAAGGCTGCAGTCCAGCCATCTCTTACCCTCCTCAAGTCTCCTACCTTGTTGCACCACCTGGAATGTCCATCGCTTCCTATAGCCACATCTGCCGAACCTATCTCTGCAACAACCTCACCAACTTGGAACCTTTTGTGAAACTCAAGGCCAATGCTCCTAAGTCTATAACAGCTTCTTCCCATAATTGCCCCACCTGTGTGGGCAGGCACGACCAGGAATGTCTTCCGACTTTTGTCAACGCTGAGACTTGCCCCTACTCTGCTCCCAAATGTTACAGTTCCACCTTACAATTTCGAGCAG GAACTCTCAATACCACCTTTCTCCTCATGGGCTGTGCTCGTGAACATCAAAAGCTCTTAGGAAATTTTCAGCATATTGGGAGCATCCAAGTGAATGAAGTCCTTAACATCATAGATAAGTCCCAGGTTGTTGGTGCAGGGTCCATCAGTCAGTGCTCTTCTTGGGGCATCCTCTCAGGCCTCCTTCTTGCCTTCAGGAATTGA
- the Lypd4 gene encoding ly6/PLAUR domain-containing protein 4 isoform X3, which translates to MGPQHLQPMQLLCLLGAISFLPRMSCGAGCYKNSQGKIKAVVGFKGCSPAISYPPQVSYLVAPPGMSIASYSHICRTYLCNNLTNLEPFVKLKANAPKSITASSHNCPTCVGRHDQECLPTFVNAETCPYSAPKCYSSTLQFRAGTLNTTFLLMGCAREHQKLLGNFQHIGSIQVNEVLNIIDKSQVVGAGSISQCSSWGILSGLLLAFRN; encoded by the exons ATGGGACCCCAGCATTTGCAACCTATGCAGCTGCTCTGCCTTCTAGGGGCCATCTCCTTTCTGCCTCGTATGTCCTGTGGGGCTGGATGCTATAAGAACTCACAAG GGAAAATTAAGGCAGTTGTGGGTTTTAAAGGCTGCAGTCCAGCCATCTCTTACCCTCCTCAAGTCTCCTACCTTGTTGCACCACCTGGAATGTCCATCGCTTCCTATAGCCACATCTGCCGAACCTATCTCTGCAACAACCTCACCAACTTGGAACCTTTTGTGAAACTCAAGGCCAATGCTCCTAAGTCTATAACAGCTTCTTCCCATAATTGCCCCACCTGTGTGGGCAGGCACGACCAGGAATGTCTTCCGACTTTTGTCAACGCTGAGACTTGCCCCTACTCTGCTCCCAAATGTTACAGTTCCACCTTACAATTTCGAGCAG GAACTCTCAATACCACCTTTCTCCTCATGGGCTGTGCTCGTGAACATCAAAAGCTCTTAGGAAATTTTCAGCATATTGGGAGCATCCAAGTGAATGAAGTCCTTAACATCATAGATAAGTCCCAGGTTGTTGGTGCAGGGTCCATCAGTCAGTGCTCTTCTTGGGGCATCCTCTCAGGCCTCCTTCTTGCCTTCAGGAATTGA
- the Dmrtc2 gene encoding doublesex- and mab-3-related transcription factor C2 → MDPNETPAAHHCPVDSDPGGETRASQSMELIPRRAVSRSPTCARCRNHGVTAHLKGHKRLCLFQACECHKCVLILERRRVMAAQVALRRQQEAQLKRHLAQGLVRGTAPFKVPSRVKKGAIGLGIPSGKENIAPQPQSPHGAIPLALTPPGKENCGPLLLSRPPEALPLPWTPVPPGPWGPGHWLPPGLSMPPPVVCRFLCQEPAIPLHPFPGFDPGTSLRLPTHGSLPTCPGSRSVLTTPLSGEPQGPPNLPHTCSTLIFQSCGTPDSLLLQPQAPGASRLAWTSTSSERQLQREAAEALVGLKDSSQASRLAPSVPPNPAWISLLHPCGPPAPAGGRGFQPVGPSLRPSPTPSVSLHIGRLGSISLLS, encoded by the exons ATGGACCCCAATGAAACACCTGCTGCCCACCACTGCCCTGTTGACTCGGACCCAGGGGGTGAGACCAGAGCCTCACAGAGCATGGAGCTTATCCCCAGGAGAGCTGTCAGTCGCTCTCCAACCTGTGCCCGCTGCCGCAATCATGGTGTCACTGCTCACCTCAAGGGCCACAAGCGCCTCTGCCTCTTTCAAGCTTGCGAGTGTCACAAATGTGTCCTCATCCT gGAGCGCCGAAGAGTTATGGCTGCCCAGGTGGCATTGCGCAGGCAGCAGGAGGCACAGCTAAAGAGGCACCTGGCTCAGGGACTTGTGAGAGGGACAGCCCCTTTCAAAGTCCCCAGCCGTGTCAAGAAGGGAGCCATTGGACTGGGAATACCCT CTGGAAAAGAGAACATAGCACCACAGCCTCAGAGTCCCCATGGGGCAATTCCTCTGGCACTGACACCCCCTGGGAAG GAGAACTGTGGGCCTCTGCTGCTTAGCCGTCCCCCAGAAGCCTTGCCTTTGCCTTGGACTCCAGTGCCTCCTGGCCCTTGGGGCCCTGGACATTGGCTGCCTCCAGGCCTCTCCATGCCACCCCCCGTGGTGTGCCGCTTCCTATGCCAAGAACCTGCTATCCCTCTACATCCTTTCCCTG GTTTTGACCCTGGCACCTCCCTCCGCTTGCCTACTCATGGGTCCCTCCCAACTTGCCCAGGATCTCGCTCGGTACTGACGACTCCTCTTTCTGGAGAGCCCCAAGGGCCCCCAAACCTGCCCCACAC ATGCTCGACCCTGATATTCCAGTCCTGTGGCACCCCAGACTCTCTTCTGCTACAGCCACAG GCCCCTGGAGCGTCTCGCCTAGCCTGGACATCGACCTCCTCAGAGCGGCAGTTGCAGCGGGAGGCAGCCGAGGCCCTTGTGGGTCTGAAAGATTCATCCCAGGCTTCCCGCCTGGCCCCTTCTGTACCCCCCAACCCTGCCTGGATCTCCCTACTCCACCCCTGTGGCCCACCAG CTCCTGCTGGAGGAAGAGGATTCCAGCCTGTTGGCCCCTCTCTCCGACCCAGCCCAACTCCCTCCGTCTCTCTGCATATTGGGCGTCTGGGGTCCATCTCCCTCCTGAGCTAG